In Idiomarina sp. PL1-037, a single genomic region encodes these proteins:
- a CDS encoding S9 family peptidase produces the protein MKKWIITAAALMLSGTAAAQEKLQLEDIFTLEYASSPTIHPSGEWTVFVRQSMDINNDRKVGRLWASLPDGDIRPLTGSQGSESQPVWSPSGDRLAYVSTETGSPQVHIYWVDSGDSAAVTQLTQAPSGLSWSPDGSQIAFSMFTPKSQPAPVSLPGKPESADWTAAPKYIDKGNYRYDGGGYAKDGHQQIYVIPATGGSPRQLTDEEFNHGGQLSWSPDSKHIFFSANRRDDAFRQPVNSEIYRLTLSSKKITAMTERDGPDGSPKVSPNGEKIAFTGYDDTKMSFQASNLYVMDLDGSDVELLTEDLDRGVTGFEWDSDSQGVYFTYDDNGVGQLARTDLDGEHSQLTNRVGGLSYARPYGGGDFSVAKGDRLAFTISNPMRPAELALWDDGDVQQLTRLNEDALAHKQLAKVEEVRYKSSVDGIDLQGWIAYPPGFDKDKDYPLMLEIHGGPHTNYGPRFAAEIQLFAAAGYVVLYTNPRGSTSYGSDFANEIHHNYPSHDYNDLMDGVDAVIDKGFIDKDELYVTGGSGGGVLTAWIVGHTDRFKAAVVAKPVINWYSFVLTADMYNFFYQYWFPGLPWENMEHYMKYSPISYVGNVTTPTMLLTGENDYRTPMSETEQYYQALKLKGVDTAMVRIQDSGHGIYARPSNLMNKVAYILHWFEKYRDE, from the coding sequence ATGAAAAAATGGATAATAACAGCGGCTGCGCTGATGCTTTCGGGCACAGCGGCAGCCCAGGAAAAACTCCAGTTAGAAGACATCTTTACGTTGGAATACGCATCATCACCGACCATTCACCCCAGCGGCGAGTGGACGGTCTTTGTTCGTCAGTCTATGGATATAAATAACGACCGCAAAGTCGGGCGCTTATGGGCCAGCCTGCCAGACGGTGATATTCGGCCGTTAACCGGCAGCCAGGGCAGTGAAAGCCAGCCGGTATGGTCACCCAGTGGCGACCGTTTAGCTTACGTCTCAACCGAAACCGGCTCGCCGCAGGTTCATATTTATTGGGTCGACTCCGGTGACAGCGCGGCGGTTACCCAGTTAACGCAAGCACCGTCAGGCTTGAGCTGGTCACCCGATGGCAGTCAAATTGCGTTTTCCATGTTTACGCCGAAATCACAGCCTGCACCGGTCAGCTTGCCGGGCAAACCTGAGAGTGCGGACTGGACTGCTGCGCCTAAATATATCGACAAAGGCAACTATCGCTATGACGGCGGTGGTTACGCCAAAGACGGACACCAGCAAATTTACGTGATACCGGCAACCGGTGGCTCCCCACGTCAGCTAACAGACGAAGAATTTAATCACGGTGGGCAACTCTCTTGGTCGCCGGACAGTAAGCATATTTTCTTCTCGGCAAACCGTCGTGACGACGCTTTTCGCCAGCCGGTTAACAGCGAAATTTATCGTTTAACTCTAAGCAGCAAGAAAATCACGGCAATGACGGAGCGCGATGGGCCCGATGGTTCGCCAAAAGTGTCTCCAAACGGCGAAAAAATTGCTTTTACCGGTTATGACGACACCAAAATGAGCTTTCAGGCCTCTAATTTGTACGTAATGGACTTAGACGGTTCCGACGTCGAACTGCTGACTGAAGACTTAGACCGCGGCGTTACAGGCTTTGAATGGGACAGCGACAGCCAGGGTGTGTACTTTACCTACGACGACAACGGGGTCGGACAGCTGGCGCGCACCGACTTAGACGGAGAGCATAGCCAACTAACCAACAGAGTCGGCGGTCTGTCTTATGCCCGTCCATACGGCGGTGGTGACTTCAGCGTAGCCAAAGGCGACCGTTTAGCGTTCACTATCTCTAACCCAATGCGTCCTGCGGAGCTGGCACTGTGGGACGACGGTGACGTGCAACAGTTAACTCGTTTGAACGAGGACGCACTGGCGCACAAGCAATTAGCCAAAGTAGAAGAAGTTCGCTATAAATCGAGCGTTGACGGCATCGACCTGCAGGGCTGGATAGCCTACCCACCGGGTTTCGATAAAGACAAAGACTACCCGCTAATGCTGGAAATTCACGGCGGTCCGCATACCAACTATGGTCCTCGGTTTGCGGCTGAAATTCAGTTGTTCGCAGCGGCAGGCTACGTGGTGCTTTATACTAATCCGCGCGGCAGCACCAGCTACGGCTCGGACTTTGCTAATGAAATTCACCACAACTACCCCAGCCACGACTACAACGACTTAATGGACGGTGTAGACGCGGTTATCGACAAAGGCTTTATCGACAAAGACGAGCTTTACGTTACCGGTGGTAGTGGCGGCGGCGTGCTAACTGCCTGGATAGTCGGCCATACCGACCGTTTTAAAGCCGCGGTGGTGGCTAAGCCGGTCATTAACTGGTACAGCTTTGTGCTCACTGCCGATATGTATAACTTTTTCTATCAGTACTGGTTCCCGGGTCTGCCGTGGGAGAATATGGAACATTACATGAAGTATTCACCCATCAGCTACGTCGGCAATGTGACTACGCCAACCATGCTGTTAACTGGTGAAAACGACTACCGTACGCCCATGTCCGAAACCGAGCAGTATTATCAGGCACTGAAACTGAAAGGTGTGGACACCGCTATGGTGCGCATTCAGGACTCAGGCCATGGTATTTACGCGCGGCCCAGTAACCTGATGAATAAAGTCGCTTACATTCTGCATTGGTTTGAAAAATACCGGGACGAATAA